From Musa acuminata AAA Group cultivar baxijiao chromosome BXJ3-8, Cavendish_Baxijiao_AAA, whole genome shotgun sequence, one genomic window encodes:
- the LOC135644312 gene encoding putative glucose-6-phosphate 1-epimerase isoform X1, which yields MSWSVVNDGDGLPRIILTEPAGSSAVIHLYGGQVLSWKNEKREELLFVSTKASTKSPKPIRGGIPICFPQFDNLGYPERHGFARNRLWELDTCPSPLPRSNNHSSVDLILKSTDEDLKTWPHRYYLRSEFIHMISDKQMTIPTYKWLPFVCCLCSFELRLRVILHPSKLTLIPRVRNTGSKDFSFTFAIQNYLSMSDVSEIRVEGLETLDYFDNLENGERFTEQGDALTFDGEVDRVYLRTPAKIAIIDHEKKRTLVLRKECLPDAGVWNPWNKKAKALPDFGDEDYKAMLCINSAVAETPVVLKPLEEWRGCQELSVVSSSYCSGQLDPRIVLHG from the exons ATGTCATGGAGCGTGGTCAACGATGGCGATGGGTTGCCCAGGATCATCCTGACGGAGCCTGCCGGCTCTTCCGCAGTG ATTCATCTTTATGGAGGACAAGTTCTGTCCTGGAAGAACGAAAAGCGAGAGGAGCTTCTTTTTGTGAGCACAAAG GCTAGCACAAAGTCACCTAAGCCAATTAGAGGAGGAATACCAATCTGCTTCCCGCAG TTTGACAATTTAGGTTATCCGGAGCGGCATGGATTTGCTAGAAACAGATTATGGGAATTGGACACATGCCCATCCCCGCTGCCACGTTCTAACAATCATTCTTCGGTGGACCTGATTTTGAAGTCCACAGATGAGGATCTGAAGACATGGCCGCATAGGTACTATTTGAGAAGTGAATTTATCCATATGATCTCTGATAAGCAGATGACCATCCCAACTTACAAATGGTTACCTTTTGTTTGCTGTTTATGCAGCTTTGAATTGCGACTTCGTGTTATTCTGCATCCTAGTAAGCTGACTTTGATTCCTCGTGTGAGAAATACTGGTAGCAAGGACTTCTCATTCACTTTTGCAATCCAAAATTACCTGTCTATGTCAGATGTCAG TGAAATTCGTGTCGAGGGATTGGAAACGCTTGACTATTTTGATAATCTTGAAAATGGAGAGAGGTTTACGGAGCAGGGCGATGCACTTACGTTTGATGGAGAG GTGGACAGGGTGTACCTAAGGACCCCAGCCAAGATTGCCATCATAGATCACGAGAAGAAACGAACTTTGGTGCTGAGAAAAGAGTGCCTACCTGATGCTG GGGTATGGAACCCCTGGAATAAGAAAGCCAAGGCTTTGCCAGATTTTGGCGATGAGGATTACAAAGCCATGCTGTGCATCAATTCGGCTGTTGCGGAAACCCCTGTGGTTCTGAAGCCTCTCGAGGAGTGGAGAGGATGCCAGGAGCTTAGTGTTGTCTCATCAAGCTACTGCAGTGGGCAACTGGATCCCAGAATAGTTCTCCATGGATGA
- the LOC135644312 gene encoding putative glucose-6-phosphate 1-epimerase isoform X2, whose translation MSWSVVNDGDGLPRIILTEPAGSSAVIHLYGGQVLSWKNEKREELLFVSTKASTKSPKPIRGGIPICFPQFDNLGYPERHGFARNRLWELDTCPSPLPRSNNHSSVDLILKSTDEDLKTWPHSFELRLRVILHPSKLTLIPRVRNTGSKDFSFTFAIQNYLSMSDVSEIRVEGLETLDYFDNLENGERFTEQGDALTFDGEVDRVYLRTPAKIAIIDHEKKRTLVLRKECLPDAGVWNPWNKKAKALPDFGDEDYKAMLCINSAVAETPVVLKPLEEWRGCQELSVVSSSYCSGQLDPRIVLHG comes from the exons ATGTCATGGAGCGTGGTCAACGATGGCGATGGGTTGCCCAGGATCATCCTGACGGAGCCTGCCGGCTCTTCCGCAGTG ATTCATCTTTATGGAGGACAAGTTCTGTCCTGGAAGAACGAAAAGCGAGAGGAGCTTCTTTTTGTGAGCACAAAG GCTAGCACAAAGTCACCTAAGCCAATTAGAGGAGGAATACCAATCTGCTTCCCGCAG TTTGACAATTTAGGTTATCCGGAGCGGCATGGATTTGCTAGAAACAGATTATGGGAATTGGACACATGCCCATCCCCGCTGCCACGTTCTAACAATCATTCTTCGGTGGACCTGATTTTGAAGTCCACAGATGAGGATCTGAAGACATGGCCGCATAG CTTTGAATTGCGACTTCGTGTTATTCTGCATCCTAGTAAGCTGACTTTGATTCCTCGTGTGAGAAATACTGGTAGCAAGGACTTCTCATTCACTTTTGCAATCCAAAATTACCTGTCTATGTCAGATGTCAG TGAAATTCGTGTCGAGGGATTGGAAACGCTTGACTATTTTGATAATCTTGAAAATGGAGAGAGGTTTACGGAGCAGGGCGATGCACTTACGTTTGATGGAGAG GTGGACAGGGTGTACCTAAGGACCCCAGCCAAGATTGCCATCATAGATCACGAGAAGAAACGAACTTTGGTGCTGAGAAAAGAGTGCCTACCTGATGCTG GGGTATGGAACCCCTGGAATAAGAAAGCCAAGGCTTTGCCAGATTTTGGCGATGAGGATTACAAAGCCATGCTGTGCATCAATTCGGCTGTTGCGGAAACCCCTGTGGTTCTGAAGCCTCTCGAGGAGTGGAGAGGATGCCAGGAGCTTAGTGTTGTCTCATCAAGCTACTGCAGTGGGCAACTGGATCCCAGAATAGTTCTCCATGGATGA
- the LOC103995721 gene encoding transcription factor bHLH128 isoform X1, translating into MNQSPSGGNKSGSMGPLEGLSRYGSAPGSFLSGLADSAIAGGGGGGGEPSAVGAGSEGMVGRFFAGESSCPTSESGCRDSAGGVGGCLQGSYRPGDLHLSAGGSLLVRHSSSPAGFFSHPLTDHGVSTTRVSANYSQTATDSIHASANRRLRSQWSFSRDSLSQISELSIPEIGENDTCCNSSDEAAGHAGQSYISGNFQLGSWEDNNSIAFSTPPNKQAKDNADDMVTGLSNIASQFSFPRTSSEMSALEKYLQVQQDSVPCRVRAKRGCATHPRSIAERERRTRISKRLRKLQDIVPNMDKQTSTSDMLELAIQHIKELQSQVQKLKQEQANCTCPGKQEKAGE; encoded by the exons ATGAACCAGTCCCCATCCGGCGGGAACAAATCGGGCTCGATGGGGCCTCTAGAGGGGCTCTCCCGGTACGGATCGGCGCCGGGCTCGTTCCTCTCCGGGCTTGCCGACTCGGCCATCGCaggcgggggaggaggaggaggggagccgTCTGCTGTCGGCGCCGGGTCGGAGGGGATGGTGGGTCGGTTCTTCGCGGGCGAATCGTCCTGCCCCACGTCCGAGTCTGGTTGCCGGGACTCCGCTGGCGGCGTTGGGGGATGCCTGCAAGGGTCGTACCGCCCCGGGGATCTCCACCTTTCGGCGGGCGGGTCCCTCTTGGTCCGCCACAGCAGCTCGCCCGCGGGGTTCTTCTCCCATCCCCTAACGGATCACG GTGTTTCCACTACAAGGGTGTCTGCTAATTACTCTCAAACAGCCACTGACAGCATTCATGCATCTGCAAATAGAAGGTTGAGGTCCCAATGGagtttttcaagagattcactgtCACAAATCTCAGAATTGAGCATTCCAGAAATAGGAGAGAATGATACATGCTGCAACAGTTCGGATGAGGCTGCTGGGCATGCTGGCCAATCCTACATTTCTGGCAATTTTCAGTTGGGCTCTTGGGAGGATAACAATTCAATTGCGTTTTCTACTCCACCTAATAAACAGGCCAAAGATAATGCTGATGATATGGTCACTGGTCTCAGTAACATTGCCTCTCAG TTTAGCTTTCCAAGAACTTCATCAGAAATGTCTGCTTTAGAGAAGTACCTTCAAGTCCAACAAGATTCAGTGCCTTGCAGAGTCCGAGCAAAGCGTGGTTGTGCCACACATCCCCGGAGTATTGCTGAGAGG GAGAGGAGAACTCGAATTAGTAAAAGGTTGCGGAAATTGCAAGATATTGTGCCTAATATGGACAAG CAAACGAGCACCTCGGATATGTTGGAGCTGGCAATTCAGCACATCAAAGAGCTTCAGAGCCAAGTTCAG AAGCTTAAGCAAGAGCAAGCAAATTGCACATGTCCAGGGAAGCAAGAAAAAGCTGGAGAGTAA
- the LOC103995721 gene encoding transcription factor bHLH128 isoform X2, translated as MNQSPSGGNKSGSMGPLEGLSRYGSAPGSFLSGLADSAIAGGGGGGGEPSAVGAGSEGMVGRFFAGESSCPTSESGCRDSAGGVGGCLQGSYRPGDLHLSAGGSLLVRHSSSPAGFFSHPLTDHATDSIHASANRRLRSQWSFSRDSLSQISELSIPEIGENDTCCNSSDEAAGHAGQSYISGNFQLGSWEDNNSIAFSTPPNKQAKDNADDMVTGLSNIASQFSFPRTSSEMSALEKYLQVQQDSVPCRVRAKRGCATHPRSIAERERRTRISKRLRKLQDIVPNMDKQTSTSDMLELAIQHIKELQSQVQKLKQEQANCTCPGKQEKAGE; from the exons ATGAACCAGTCCCCATCCGGCGGGAACAAATCGGGCTCGATGGGGCCTCTAGAGGGGCTCTCCCGGTACGGATCGGCGCCGGGCTCGTTCCTCTCCGGGCTTGCCGACTCGGCCATCGCaggcgggggaggaggaggaggggagccgTCTGCTGTCGGCGCCGGGTCGGAGGGGATGGTGGGTCGGTTCTTCGCGGGCGAATCGTCCTGCCCCACGTCCGAGTCTGGTTGCCGGGACTCCGCTGGCGGCGTTGGGGGATGCCTGCAAGGGTCGTACCGCCCCGGGGATCTCCACCTTTCGGCGGGCGGGTCCCTCTTGGTCCGCCACAGCAGCTCGCCCGCGGGGTTCTTCTCCCATCCCCTAACGGATCACG CCACTGACAGCATTCATGCATCTGCAAATAGAAGGTTGAGGTCCCAATGGagtttttcaagagattcactgtCACAAATCTCAGAATTGAGCATTCCAGAAATAGGAGAGAATGATACATGCTGCAACAGTTCGGATGAGGCTGCTGGGCATGCTGGCCAATCCTACATTTCTGGCAATTTTCAGTTGGGCTCTTGGGAGGATAACAATTCAATTGCGTTTTCTACTCCACCTAATAAACAGGCCAAAGATAATGCTGATGATATGGTCACTGGTCTCAGTAACATTGCCTCTCAG TTTAGCTTTCCAAGAACTTCATCAGAAATGTCTGCTTTAGAGAAGTACCTTCAAGTCCAACAAGATTCAGTGCCTTGCAGAGTCCGAGCAAAGCGTGGTTGTGCCACACATCCCCGGAGTATTGCTGAGAGG GAGAGGAGAACTCGAATTAGTAAAAGGTTGCGGAAATTGCAAGATATTGTGCCTAATATGGACAAG CAAACGAGCACCTCGGATATGTTGGAGCTGGCAATTCAGCACATCAAAGAGCTTCAGAGCCAAGTTCAG AAGCTTAAGCAAGAGCAAGCAAATTGCACATGTCCAGGGAAGCAAGAAAAAGCTGGAGAGTAA
- the LOC135645411 gene encoding PTI1-like tyrosine-protein kinase 1: protein MRRWFCCSRHLDGSFHVHENEYLTSSMHDAYDMPNGSNYCTFPKNEPPKATPSIEVPALSLDELKEKTDNFGTKALVGEGSYGRVYLAVLNNGNQVALKKFDSSSDSEASTEFLVQVSIVSRLKHENVVEMLGYCVEGNLRLLAYEFATMGSLHDILHGRKGVQGAQPGPPLDWMQRVRIAVDAARGLEYLHEKVQPSIIHRDIRSSNVLLFEDFKAKIADFNLLNQAPDMAARLHSTRVLGTFGYHAPEYAMTGQLTQKSDVYSFGVVLLELMTGRKPVDHTMPRGQQSLVTWATPRLSEDKVKQCVDPRLKGDYAPKAVAKLAAVAALCVQYEAEFRPNMSIVVKALSALVNKQVPNPTTAAAPSSDP, encoded by the exons ATGCGGCGCTGGTTTTGCTGTTCACGACATTTGGATGGTTCTTTCCATGTTCATGAAAATGAATACCTGACAAGCTCAATGCATGACGCATATG ATATGCCAAATGGTTCAAATTATTGCACTTTTCCCAAAAATGAACCCCCAAAGGCGACACCTTCTATAGAAGTGCCTGCACTCTCATTAGATGAATTAAAAGAGAAGACTGATAATTTTGGAACAAAGGCTTTGGTGGGCGAGGGATCATACGGAAGAGTGTATCTAGCAGTTCTGAACAATGGAAATCAAGTGGCCCTGAAAAAATTTGATTCTTCATCAGACTCTGAGGCCAGTACTGAATTTTTGGTTCAG GTATCTATAGTGTCTAGGTTGAAGCATGAAAATGTTGTGGAAATGTTGGGGTATTGTGTTGAAGGAAATCTTCGATTGCTGGCTTATGAATTTGCAACAATGGGTTCTTTGCATGACATCCTCCATG GCAGAAAGGGAGTTCAAGGTGCACAACCTGGTCCCCCACTTGACTGGATGCAGCGAGTGAGGATTGCGGTTGATGCTGCAAGGGGGCTAGAGTATCTTCATGAGAAGGTTCAGCCTTCTATTATACATCGTGACATCAGATCAAGCAATGTCCTTTTATTTGAGGACTTCAAAGCAAAAATCGCAGACTTTAACCTCTTAAATCAAGCACCTGACATGGCTGCTCGTCTTCATTCAACTCGTGTTCTTGGAACTTTTGGTTATCATGCGCCAGA GTATGCTATGACAGGCCAGCTGACACAGAAAAGTGATGTATATAGCTTTGGTGTTGTGCTTCTGGAGCTGATGACTGGCAGGAAACCGGTTGACCACACAATGCCAAGAGGGCAGCAAAGTCTGGTTACTTGG GCAACTCCTAGATTGAGCGAGGACAAGGTCAAACAGTGTGTGGATCCAAGACTGAAGGGAGATTATGCACCAAAGGCAGTTGCAAAG CTTGCTGCTGTGGCAGCTCTGTGTGTGCAATATGAAGCTGAGTTCAGGCCAAATATGAGCATTGTGGTCAAAGCACTATCTGCTCTTGTAAATAAACAGGTTCCTAAcccaacgactgctgctgccccATCCTCGGATCCCTGA
- the LOC103996430 gene encoding putative pentatricopeptide repeat-containing protein At3g01580, protein MDLFVPATSSTNMISSYPLFSSESLNPVKLRASHQPLHPHPKWTKLPSNPTSLSPKNCIPTAPLPQKTRPTVSPTSVERLKQAVASKTHSEALDLYLQIKRQGIELGVVLETRLIDLFMKVERVDDAFLVFDEMPERNVVTWTSMISGCVRNGYGELGLHLFVDMLDSGVLPNDFAVNAALQACTDTAAAEPGEQLHSLIARSGLGDDRWTASCLIEFYSRCGLIDKAKSVFDGITDPDVVSYTSLISGYCRNNVLESAVGVFDQMVRQGIEPNEHTLTSILTACGPLLGEQIHAFMIKTMIINSVYSASALIDFYSRNFEFTRAKLVFQQLEPKNVVTWSSMISCCLRNEQPEEALRVFNDMVSAGIQPNEFTFSTIIGACGLPQELAKLGLQLHCLAIKCKLTSDIRVSNALLTMYARCGKIEELEKVFVKIEAPDTVSWTAAISGNFQNGCDDRSIELLRHMHREGHKPNEYGLSSAISSCANLALLDQGRQLHSLSLKLGCDHDVCMGNSLISMYAKCGCIKDSELVFDNMHTHDILSWNSLIHGYSYNGHGVEALEVIDKMLESSCSIPDDSTFLGILVGCNHAGCVDEAVRYFKMMNDHYGIIPSASHYACMIDMMGRAGRLEEAHHIIEQMPFEPDITMWKALLGSCTLHRNLELGKLAAEKIFELTPTDSASYVLLSNLHALHGEWQEAERVRRKMDENEVQKAAGWSWIQINNEVHAFVARDKSHPKFALIYERLEELFKIIKDERYSSQTIDANELETTNL, encoded by the coding sequence ATGGACCTTTTCGTTCCCGCCACGAGTAGCACAAACATGATTAGCTCATATCCTCTGTTCTCTTCCGAATCCTTAAACCCCGTTAAGCTCCGAGCTTCGCATCAGCCTCTCCATCCTCATCCAAAATGGACCAAACTCCCTTCAAACCCCACTTCTCTGTCACCAAAAAATTGCATTCCCACTGCCCCACTCCCGCAGAAGACCCGCCCGACCGTCTCGCCAACCTCTGTCGAGAGATTGAAGCAAGCAGTAGCATCGAAGACGCATTCCGAGGCTCTGGATCTGTATCTCCAAATCAAACGTCAAGGAATCGAACTGGGGGTTGTTCTCGAGACCAGGCTGATCGATTTGTTTATGAAAGTTGAACGCGTAGATGATGCTTTTCtggtgttcgacgaaatgcctgAGAGGAACGTTGTCACGTGGACTTCGATGATTTCTGGGTGCGTCCGAAATGGCTATGGAGAATTGGGGCTTCACCTTTTCGTCGATATGCTCGACTCTGGTGTGCTTCCCAATGATTTTGCAGTCAATGCTGCCCTCCAGGCCTGCACTGATACGGCAGCTGCTGAGCCTGGAGAGCAGCTGCATTCGCTGATCGCCCGCTCTGGTCTTGGGGATGATCGCTGGACTGCCAGTTGTCTGATCGAGTTCTATTCGAGATGTGGGTTGATTGACAAAGCTAAGTCAGTCTTTGATGGGATTACAGATCCTGATGTGGTGAGTTATACTTCACTAATTTCAGGATATTGTAGGAATAATGTGTTAGAATCTGCGGTTGGAGTGTTTGATCAAATGGTGAGACAAGGGATCGAGCCAAATGAGCATACTCTTACAAGTATCTTAACAGCATGCGGACCACTTCTTGGTGAACAGATCCATGCTTTCATGATCAAAACCATGATCATCAACAGTGTTTATTCTGCGAGTGCTTTGATTGATTTTTACTCGAGGAATTTTGAGTTTACTCGGGCTAAATTGGTGTTTCAACAATTGGAACCTAAGAATGTTGTCACTTGGAGCTCGATGATCTCATGCTGTCTTCGGAATGAGCAACCAGAGGAAGCCTTGAGAGTATTCAATGATATGGTTAGTGCAGGCATACAACCTAATGAGTTCACTTTTTCAACTATTATTGGAGCTTGTGGATTACCTCAAGAGTTAGCTAAGTTGGGATTGCAGCTCCACTGCTTGGCGATCAAGTGTAAGTTAACCTCTGATATCCGAGTGTCTAATGCTTTGCTGACCATGTATGCTAGATGTGGTAAGATTGAAGAGCTAGAGAAGGTGTTTGTGAAAATTGAGGCACCTGATACTGTCTCCTGGACTGCTGCTATCTCTGGTAATTTCCAGAATGGATGTGATGACAGGTCCATTGAATTACTTCGCCACATGCATAGGGAAGGACACAAACCTAACGAGTATGGATTATCTAGTGCCATAAGTTCTTGTGCAAATCTTGCCTTACTCGATCAAGGAAGGCAACTTCATTCTCTTTCACTAAAGTTAGGGTGTGACCACGATGTTTGCATGGGGAATTCACTGATCAGTATGTATGCCAAGTGCGGCTGCATCAAGGATTCAGAACTGGTATTTGACAACATGCATACTCATGATATATTGTCATGGAACTCATTAATTCATGGCTATTCATATAATGGGCATGGGGTAGAGGCCCTCGAAGTAATTGATAAGATGTTAGAGAGCAGCTGTAGCATTCCAGATGACTCTACGTTTCTAGGGATTTTGGTTGGGTGTAATCATGCAGGTTGTGTTGATGAAGCAGTTAGATATTTCAAGATGATGAATGATCACTATGGCATTATACCCTCTGCCTCACATTATGCATGCATGATTGACATGATGGGTCGAGCTGGAAGACTCGAAGAGGCACATCATATAATTGAGCAGATGCCATTTGAGCCAGATATTACTATGTGGAAGGCGCTATTAGGATCTTGTACATTGCACAGGAATCTAGAACTAGGAAAACTTGCTGCAGAGAAGATTTTCGAGCTGACCCCAACAGACAGCGCAAGCTATGTGCTTCTCTCAAACTTGCATGCTTTGCATGGTGAATGGCAGGAGGCAGAGAGAGTAAGGAGAAAAATGGATGAGAATGAAGTCCAGAAAGCAGCAGGATGGAGTTGGATCCAGATTAACAATGAGGTACATGCTTTTGTTGCAAGAGATAAGTCTCATCCTAAATTTGCATTAATCTATGAGAGATTGGAAGAACTCTTTAAGATAATAAAGGATGAGAGATATTCATCTCAAACTATTGATGCAAATGAGCTTGAAActacaaatttataa